A single window of Nicotiana sylvestris chromosome 3, ASM39365v2, whole genome shotgun sequence DNA harbors:
- the LOC104215679 gene encoding uncharacterized protein, with protein sequence MAKSSLKNALIIILSATTIAFSTDLCKAIESPEYTVVHSESDFEIRLYRESVWMTAPVNEISFEKATRDGFHRLFQFIQGANLNFSRIYMTKPILTSIVPGAGPLHSSAYFVKLYLPVKFQTDPPLPLPELNLQPDPWTSHCIAVRKFSGFARDGNIVKEAQKLALSLSRSPWANSTTSTSEYAYSIAQYNSPFRIIGRVNEVWVDVTGSRASGCESNLVAAY encoded by the exons CAACTATTGCGTTTTCAACGGATTTGTGCAAAGCGATCGAATCACCAGAGTATACAGTGGTGCACTCTGAATCAGATTTTGAGATCAGACTTTACAGGGAGTCGGTATGGATGACGGCACCCGTCAACGAAATCTCCTTCGAAAAAGCCACCAGAGATGGTTTTCACAG ATTGTTCCAGTTCATCCAAGGTGCAAATTTGAACTTTTCTCGTATTTATATGACAAAGCCAATTTTGACAAGTATTGTCCCGGGAGCTGGTCCTCTTCACTCATCAGCGTACTTTGTTAAACTGTATTTGCCTGTGAAGTTCCAAACTGATCCACCTCTTCCCCTTCCGGAACTGAACCTTCAACCTGATCCATGGACTAGTCATTGCATTGCTGTTAGGAAGTTTTCAGGATTTGCAAGAGATGGCAATATCGTTAAAGAAGCTCAGAAACTGGCATTGAGCTTGAGTAGATCTCCATGGGCAAACTCCACTACTTCTACAAGTGAATATGCCTACTCTATAGCGCAGTATAATTCTCCCTTCCGGATCATTGGGCGTGTCAATGAAGTTTGGGTTGATGTCACTGGATCTAGAGCAAGTGGTTGTGAATCCAATCTAGTTGCTGCATACTGA
- the LOC104215683 gene encoding probable 3-hydroxyisobutyrate dehydrogenase-like 1, mitochondrial, protein MRFMRLLRLLPNHQFHCYVPQAIFTTSAGTTTHLHRTMETATTEAINPSNTRLGWIGTGVMGRSMCAHLINAGYTLTVFTRTPSKAQELISMGAHWVASPKAVASQSDVVFSIVGYPSDVRHVILDSNSGALSGLRPGGVIIDMTTSEPSLAVEIYSAASAAGCSAVDAPVSGGDLGARNAALSIFAGGEESIISRLNPLFNLVGRVYYMGAPGKGQFTKLGNQVVIASTMVGLCEGLIYAHKAGLDLNMYLNAISTGAAGSKSLDLYGSRILSRDFEPGFYVNHFVKDLGICLRECQNMGLALPGLALAQQLYLSLKAHGEGNFGTQALILALERINNLPLASSSSVGKP, encoded by the coding sequence ATGAGATTTATGCGGCTCCTCCGTTTACTTCCCAACCATCAGTTCCACTGTTACGTGCCTCAGGCGATTTTCACCACCTCCGCCGGCACGACCACCCATCTCCACCGTACTATGGAAACAGCCACCACCGAGGCCATTAACCCATCCAATACTCGTCTGGGATGGATCGGTACCGGTGTAATGGGCCGCTCTATGTGCGCCCACCTGATTAACGCCGGTTACACCCTCACGGTTTTCACCCGTACACCATCCAAGGCCCAGGAACTGATCTCCATGGGAGCTCACTGGGTTGCCTCCCCAAAGGCCGTCGCTTCCCAATCCGACGTCGTTTTCTCTATTGTTGGCTACCCTTCCGACGTTCGCCACGTCATCCTCGACTCAAACTCCGGTGCTCTTTCCGGTCTGCGTCCCGGTGGTGTCATAATCGACATGACTACTTCGGAACCTTCCCTGGCTGTTGAAATATACTCCGCCGCTTCTGCCGCTGGCTGCTCCGCCGTCGACGCCCCCGTCTCCGGAGGAGATCTCGGAGCTCGGAATGCTGCTTTATCCATCTTCGCTGGTGGAGAGGAATCCATTATCTCAAGGCTTAACCCGTTGTTTAACCTTGTGGGCAGAGTTTATTACATGGGTGCCCCTGGAAAAGGGCAGTTCACAAAGCTGGGAAACCAAGTAGTTATTGCTTCGACTATGGTGGGACTATGCGAGGGTTTAATTTACGCCCATAAAGCTGGTTTGGATTTGAATATGTATTTGAATGCGATTTCAACAGGCGCTGCTGGCTCAAAATCTTTAGACTTGTATGGGAGCAGGATACTTAGTAGAGACTTTGAACCTGGATTTTATGTGAATCATTTTGTCAAGGATTTGGGGATATGTTTGAGGGAATGCCAGAACATGGGCCTTGCTTTGCCTGGGCTGGCGTTGGCTCAACAGCTCTATCTCTCCCTTAAAGCTCATGGTGAAGGCAATTTCGGTACCCAAGCTCTCATTCTTGCGCTTGAGAGGATTAACAATTTGCCGCTGGCTTCCTCTTCCTCTGTTGGGAAACCTTAG
- the LOC104215693 gene encoding uncharacterized protein has product MDKEGVLQTDLKTITAVLVDFYMELLGTKGDHRIKAFINFLHSGHILTMAQQLDLVKHFNNKEIKNASFSIGSNKSTCPDDYSSDFFKAVWCISKLIRKRLRKAITPLVAENQAAFAEGRSQVHNILICHDLLGHNNSKTTPRCLMKIDIRNASDMLVFRQTSFSI; this is encoded by the exons ATGGACAAGGAAGGAGTACTACAAACTGATCTTAAAACTATAACAGCAGTTCTGGTAGATTTCTATATGGAACTATTGGGGACAAAAGGAGATCATAGGATCAAAGCCTTCATAAATTTTCTCCACAGTGGCCACATACTAACAATGGCACAACAATTGGATTTGGTGAAGCATTTCAATAACAAGGAAATTAAGAATGCTTCGTTTAGCATAGGGAGCAACAAAAGTACATGTCCAGATGATTATAGTAGTGACTTTTTCAAAGCTGTATG GTGTATCTCCAAGTTGATACGCAAAAGGTTGAGGAAAGCAATTACTCCTCTAGTTGCAGAAAATCAAGCAGCATTTGCGGAAGGGAGATCACAAGTGCACAATATTCTCATATGTCATGATCTGCTCGGACACAACAATAGCAAGACTACACCTAGATGTTTGATGAAGATTGACATTAGAAATGCATCTGACATG CTAGTTTTCCGTCAAACTAGCTTTtcaatttag